One Luteimonas sp. MC1825 DNA segment encodes these proteins:
- a CDS encoding fumarylacetoacetate hydrolase family protein, with protein sequence MKLGSLKEGGRDGTLVVVSRDLARAVRATGIAPTLQQALEDWSNIAPRLVALSDALNAGDADGAFDVEPAQLAAPLPRAYEFLDGSAYLPHVARVRRARGAEVPESFYTDPLMYQGTSAGFLGPRDPVRVTSEEHGIDLEAEIVVVTDDVPMAVTPEQAAGHIQLIGLVNDVSLRNLIPGELAKGFGFLQSKPRSALSPVFVTPDELGDAWRGSKLHRPLVTHVNGAWFGAPEAGVDMQFDFAQLVAHAARTRPLSAGTLVGSGTIANEDTTLGASCFAEKRTVEALEHGQPLTPFMSFGDSVRIEMFDAAGETIFGAIEQRIEHQGAP encoded by the coding sequence ATGAAGCTGGGTTCTTTGAAAGAGGGCGGCCGCGACGGCACGCTGGTGGTGGTGTCGCGTGATCTCGCGCGTGCCGTGCGCGCGACCGGGATCGCGCCGACCCTGCAGCAGGCGCTCGAGGACTGGTCCAACATCGCGCCGCGCCTCGTGGCGCTGTCCGACGCGCTCAACGCCGGCGACGCCGATGGCGCCTTCGACGTGGAACCGGCGCAGCTTGCAGCCCCGTTGCCACGCGCCTACGAATTCCTCGATGGCAGCGCCTACCTGCCGCACGTGGCGCGCGTGCGCCGTGCGCGTGGTGCCGAGGTGCCCGAGAGCTTCTACACCGATCCGCTGATGTACCAGGGGACCAGCGCCGGCTTCCTCGGCCCGCGCGACCCGGTGCGGGTGACCAGCGAAGAACACGGCATCGACCTCGAGGCCGAGATCGTGGTGGTCACCGACGACGTGCCGATGGCGGTCACGCCGGAGCAGGCCGCCGGGCATATCCAGCTGATCGGACTGGTCAACGACGTCAGCCTGCGCAACCTGATCCCGGGCGAGCTGGCCAAGGGCTTCGGGTTCCTGCAGTCCAAGCCGCGTTCGGCGCTGTCGCCGGTGTTCGTGACGCCCGACGAGCTCGGCGACGCGTGGCGCGGCAGCAAGCTGCACCGGCCGCTGGTCACCCATGTCAACGGCGCATGGTTCGGCGCACCGGAGGCCGGCGTCGACATGCAGTTCGATTTCGCGCAATTGGTCGCGCATGCGGCCAGGACGCGGCCGCTGTCGGCGGGCACCCTCGTCGGCTCCGGCACCATCGCCAACGAGGACACCACGCTCGGCGCATCGTGCTTCGCCGAGAAGCGGACCGTCGAGGCGCTGGAGCACGGCCAGCCGCTCACGCCGTTCATGAGCTTTGGCGACAGCGTGCGCATCGAGATGTTCGATGCCGCGGGCGAGACGATCTTCGGTGCCATCGAGCAGCGGATCGAGCACCAGGGCGCACCCTGA
- the maiA gene encoding maleylacetoacetate isomerase, whose translation MNESLCLHSYWRSSAAYRVRIGLNIKGLPYDIAPVHLVRDGGEQHKPDFAAMNPQQLVPVLQHGQRMLRQSLAILEYLDEMWPTPPLLPSTARDRVRVRGLAQLVACDIHPLNNLRVLQYLERDWGVPGAERDVWVKHWIVEGFRALEALLAGNVSTGEYCDGHAPGLADCCLVPQVYNARRFGVDMAAFPIIARIEQHCLQLPAFDAARPERQPDAPEMA comes from the coding sequence GTGAATGAATCCTTGTGCCTGCATTCGTACTGGCGCTCCAGCGCCGCGTATCGCGTGCGCATCGGCCTGAACATCAAGGGGCTGCCCTACGACATCGCCCCGGTGCACCTGGTCCGCGACGGTGGCGAACAGCACAAGCCCGACTTCGCGGCCATGAACCCGCAGCAGCTCGTGCCGGTGCTGCAACACGGCCAGCGCATGCTGCGCCAGTCGCTGGCGATCCTCGAGTACCTGGACGAGATGTGGCCCACGCCGCCACTGCTGCCGTCCACCGCGCGCGACCGCGTCCGCGTGCGCGGCCTGGCGCAACTGGTGGCGTGCGACATCCATCCGCTCAACAACCTGCGCGTGCTGCAGTACCTCGAGCGCGACTGGGGCGTGCCCGGCGCGGAGCGCGACGTGTGGGTGAAGCACTGGATCGTCGAGGGCTTCCGCGCGCTCGAGGCGCTGCTGGCCGGCAATGTCTCGACCGGCGAATACTGCGACGGCCACGCGCCGGGCCTGGCGGACTGCTGCCTGGTGCCGCAGGTCTACAACGCGCGCCGGTTCGGCGTGGACATGGCGGCGTTCCCGATCATCGCGCGCATCGAGCAACACTGCCTGCAACTTCCGGCATTCGACGCCGCGCGCCCCGAGCGCCAGCCCGACGCGCCCGAAATGGCCTGA